In a single window of the Prochlorococcus marinus str. AS9601 genome:
- a CDS encoding transglycosylase domain-containing protein — MQKIKFKSFVLIIPILIFSGISFYFFSLIFNILKFDVSKNKKSQETKYSYVISSSDNKILSKLSRKFEIDNSYDKIPFFLKHSFISSEDKRFYKHNGIDLKSISRALIQNFRSGYVKEGGSTITQQVSRLLFLNNDLSFQRKIKEILISLILEFRYNKNQILKLYLNNIYLGSGAYGVNEAAQVYFGKFVEELTLSEIALIAGLAPAPSIYSPYQNLELAIKNRNKVLESMYVDGYISLANKDKAIKEKIDLNYQKADNFLDDKLLIKFILQETDKKIGSKNDYKFLRIKSSINKDWQEKGQKISTYAGPKELEFGLLSIESNTGLIRTMITSKNPSINEYNRVISSVRPLGSTFKIIPYAAALIEGTKLSDKFEDLPICWESYCPKNFSEDYRGSISLIESFKSSSNIVPISITKTIGLKNIINLANSFGLGYEQEFEEFPSLAIGAYGDNLLNITNAYSAINNNGKIQSTEIIEKIESFKKQPIWENKSISKKILDLKINKKINKLLEKSVKEGTSKAASIKGNKIYGKTGTSDGNKDLWFIGSIDNLTTGIWIGYDDNKETELSSGNAAYLWKKFISEIYKIQIKK; from the coding sequence GTGCAAAAGATTAAATTCAAATCTTTTGTTTTAATAATTCCAATATTAATTTTTTCTGGAATATCTTTTTATTTTTTTAGTCTAATATTTAATATCTTAAAATTTGACGTTTCTAAAAATAAAAAGTCTCAGGAAACCAAATATTCTTACGTAATATCATCTTCTGATAATAAGATACTAAGTAAATTAAGCCGCAAATTTGAAATAGATAATAGTTATGATAAAATTCCATTTTTTCTTAAACATTCTTTTATATCTTCCGAGGATAAAAGATTTTATAAACATAATGGAATAGATTTAAAAAGTATTTCACGTGCCCTTATTCAAAATTTTAGAAGTGGTTATGTTAAAGAGGGAGGAAGTACGATTACACAACAAGTTTCTAGATTACTTTTTCTAAATAATGATTTAAGTTTTCAAAGAAAAATCAAAGAAATATTGATATCACTCATACTTGAATTTAGATATAACAAAAATCAAATTTTAAAATTATATTTAAACAATATTTATCTAGGATCAGGAGCATACGGGGTAAACGAGGCTGCCCAAGTTTATTTTGGAAAATTTGTAGAAGAATTGACATTATCAGAGATCGCATTAATTGCAGGATTAGCTCCAGCTCCATCAATTTATTCACCTTATCAAAATTTAGAACTAGCTATTAAAAATAGAAATAAAGTTCTTGAATCAATGTATGTTGATGGATATATTTCTCTTGCAAATAAGGATAAGGCTATTAAAGAAAAAATAGATTTAAATTATCAAAAAGCTGATAATTTTTTAGATGATAAATTACTAATAAAATTTATTCTTCAGGAAACAGATAAAAAAATTGGAAGTAAAAATGATTATAAGTTTTTAAGAATTAAATCTTCTATCAACAAAGATTGGCAAGAAAAAGGTCAAAAAATATCAACATACGCAGGGCCTAAAGAACTTGAATTTGGTCTGTTATCTATCGAATCAAACACAGGACTAATCAGGACAATGATAACCAGCAAAAATCCATCAATTAATGAATACAATAGAGTGATTTCATCTGTAAGACCTTTAGGTTCTACTTTTAAAATAATCCCTTATGCTGCTGCATTAATAGAAGGAACAAAATTAAGCGATAAATTTGAAGACTTACCAATATGCTGGGAAAGTTATTGCCCAAAAAATTTTTCAGAAGACTATAGAGGTTCAATATCTTTGATTGAATCATTTAAAAGTTCATCAAATATCGTTCCAATATCAATAACAAAAACAATCGGCTTAAAAAATATAATTAATTTAGCGAATTCATTTGGACTTGGTTACGAGCAAGAGTTTGAGGAATTCCCATCATTAGCTATTGGCGCCTACGGAGATAATCTTTTAAACATCACAAATGCATATTCTGCAATAAACAATAATGGGAAAATTCAAAGCACTGAAATCATAGAAAAAATAGAATCATTTAAAAAACAACCTATTTGGGAAAATAAATCTATTTCCAAGAAAATATTAGATTTAAAAATAAACAAGAAAATAAATAAACTTCTTGAAAAATCTGTAAAAGAAGGCACTTCAAAAGCAGCCTCTATAAAAGGAAATAAAATTTATGGGAAAACAGGAACATCTGATGGGAATAAAGATCTCTGGTTTATTGGTTCCATTGATAACCTTACAACAGGGATCTGGATAGGTTATGACGATAACAAGGAAACTGAATTATCTAGTGGGAATGCAGCTTATTTATGGAAGAAGTTCATATCTGAAATTTATAAAATTCAAATTAAAAAATAA
- a CDS encoding cryptochrome/photolyase family protein, producing the protein MKQVSIIFPNQLFRESPILKINCEVLILEDSLFFGNDKFHKLINHKNKLVFHRASMLAYKNYLEISGFKVLYIENKNNVSTVDYLSEFIKNKYQKINLIDPHDFLIMKRINNFVESNNLTLNILPSPMFMSSEDLKNLFVSNAKKPLMGRFYENQRKSQKILVNSDDTPEGGKWSFDEMNRKKLPKKINIPDTPKLQKNKFVVNAERSLANFDIEFIGESNNFLYPTNFEEADEWLNDFFKHKFFLFGDYEDAISKENSFLWHSLLSPLLNSGLLTPDVVVNKALLFAKNNNVPINSLEGFIRQIIGWREFICLVYKKYGTKMRNSNFWNFEDKPIPKSFYQGNTGIEPVDVVIKNIIKFGYCHHIERLMIVGNFMLLCRIHPNQVYKWFMEMFIDSYDWVMVPNVYGMSQFSDGGIFSTKPYISSSNYVKKMSNFKSGLWCEIWDGLFWKFIKDNESFFRKQYRLAMLTRNLDKMSAEKLNNHLKKADKFLRDIQ; encoded by the coding sequence ATGAAACAAGTATCAATTATTTTCCCGAATCAACTTTTTAGAGAAAGCCCAATCTTAAAAATAAATTGTGAAGTTTTGATTTTGGAAGACTCATTATTTTTTGGAAATGATAAATTTCATAAATTAATTAACCATAAAAATAAGTTAGTTTTTCATAGAGCATCTATGCTCGCTTATAAAAATTATTTAGAAATATCTGGCTTTAAAGTTTTGTATATCGAAAACAAGAATAATGTTTCTACAGTTGATTACTTATCGGAATTTATTAAAAATAAATATCAGAAAATAAATCTCATTGACCCTCATGATTTTTTAATAATGAAGAGGATTAATAATTTTGTTGAAAGTAATAATTTAACTTTAAATATTTTGCCTTCTCCTATGTTTATGAGCAGTGAAGATTTAAAAAATTTATTTGTATCAAATGCAAAAAAACCTCTTATGGGGAGATTTTATGAGAATCAAAGAAAGAGCCAAAAGATATTAGTTAATTCTGATGATACACCTGAAGGTGGTAAATGGAGTTTTGATGAAATGAACAGAAAAAAATTACCAAAAAAAATAAATATACCCGACACACCAAAATTACAAAAAAATAAATTTGTAGTTAATGCAGAAAGGTCATTAGCTAATTTTGATATTGAGTTTATTGGAGAAAGTAATAACTTTTTATATCCAACTAATTTTGAAGAGGCAGATGAATGGTTAAATGATTTTTTTAAACATAAATTTTTCTTATTTGGAGATTATGAGGATGCTATTTCTAAAGAAAATTCTTTTTTATGGCACAGTTTACTTTCTCCTCTTTTAAATAGCGGCTTATTAACCCCAGATGTAGTAGTAAATAAAGCATTACTTTTTGCAAAAAATAATAATGTTCCTATTAACTCTTTAGAGGGTTTTATTCGTCAAATTATTGGATGGAGAGAATTTATTTGCCTCGTCTATAAAAAGTACGGAACAAAGATGCGAAATAGTAATTTTTGGAATTTTGAAGATAAGCCAATTCCAAAATCTTTTTATCAAGGAAATACAGGAATTGAACCAGTAGACGTTGTTATAAAAAATATTATTAAATTTGGTTATTGTCATCATATTGAGCGGCTAATGATTGTTGGCAACTTTATGCTTCTATGTAGAATTCACCCCAACCAAGTTTATAAATGGTTTATGGAAATGTTTATTGATTCCTATGATTGGGTTATGGTCCCAAATGTTTACGGAATGAGTCAGTTTAGTGATGGTGGTATCTTTTCAACAAAGCCATATATATCAAGCTCTAATTATGTAAAAAAAATGTCTAATTTTAAAAGTGGTCTATGGTGCGAAATATGGGATGGCTTATTTTGGAAATTTATTAAAGATAATGAAAGCTTTTTTAGAAAGCAATATCGTCTGGCAATGTTAACGAGAAATCTCGATAAAATGTCAGCGGAAAAATTAAATAATCACTTAAAAAAGGCCGATAAATTTTTAAGAGATATTCAATAA
- the petP gene encoding cytochrome b6f subunit PetP codes for MAETKLLPKIGSKIKININKVKDRLPAKLIDQISSSPKAVITGYKMTDGRSIGITAKFQNGEQNWFFPEEIEKG; via the coding sequence ATGGCTGAAACAAAATTATTACCCAAAATCGGTAGTAAAATCAAAATTAACATTAACAAAGTAAAAGATAGACTACCAGCTAAATTAATCGATCAAATATCCTCGAGTCCTAAAGCCGTAATAACTGGCTATAAAATGACAGACGGCAGAAGTATTGGAATCACCGCAAAATTTCAGAATGGTGAGCAAAATTGGTTTTTCCCAGAAGAAATTGAGAAAGGTTAA
- a CDS encoding thiol-disulfide oxidoreductase DCC family protein, translating to MKNKLTFLFDGGCPLCLRETNFLKKRDTLNKIVFIDINSKDYDQRLFNDISYSEAMSNLHGIIENGETIKGLDVLAYSYELVGLGWVYYPLKIKLLSPLLRLVYRYWAKYRLQITGRSDIEKLCTSQCEQ from the coding sequence ATGAAAAATAAATTAACATTTTTATTCGATGGTGGTTGTCCACTTTGTTTGAGAGAAACAAATTTTCTTAAAAAAAGAGATACCTTAAATAAAATTGTATTTATAGATATTAATAGTAAGGATTATGATCAAAGACTTTTTAATGACATCTCATATTCAGAAGCCATGTCAAACCTGCATGGGATTATTGAAAATGGTGAAACTATTAAGGGACTAGATGTACTTGCATATTCTTATGAATTAGTTGGTTTAGGTTGGGTTTATTATCCTTTGAAGATTAAGCTCTTATCTCCATTATTGAGATTGGTTTACAGATATTGGGCAAAATATAGACTTCAAATTACAGGTAGATCCGATATTGAAAAACTTTGTACCTCACAATGTGAACAATAA
- a CDS encoding biotin--[acetyl-CoA-carboxylase] ligase: MKVIGPAAKTVFYLKKIQGQYPTWTLHYKIKCKSTENELTNLLEYSEIKKNHPVAIIAREQFSGVGQNSKTWVSPKGGIWLSAAYPIFLKEFEYQIFNLSLGIKLCEMLRQENINVCLKWPNDIFFGSKKLIGFLPRVITRGKKIIYVRLGLGMNVLNYTPSEGISLSKVLQTKNINQYYWTAKVLKAFYDSIECNKKKEYVIKSANKFLTKSFLPSGYCPDSWKIKDIDSNGNLRIENETQLKVIRRF; encoded by the coding sequence GTGAAAGTTATTGGACCTGCAGCTAAAACAGTTTTTTATTTAAAAAAAATTCAGGGTCAATATCCAACCTGGACACTTCATTACAAAATAAAATGTAAAAGTACCGAAAATGAGCTAACAAACTTGCTTGAATATTCTGAAATCAAGAAAAACCACCCAGTAGCGATAATCGCAAGAGAACAATTCTCAGGAGTTGGCCAAAATTCAAAAACTTGGGTTTCTCCAAAAGGCGGGATTTGGTTAAGTGCAGCTTACCCAATATTTTTAAAAGAATTTGAATATCAAATATTTAATTTGTCATTAGGTATTAAGCTATGTGAAATGCTTAGACAAGAGAATATAAATGTTTGTTTGAAATGGCCAAATGATATTTTTTTTGGTTCAAAAAAGTTGATTGGATTTTTACCAAGGGTGATAACAAGAGGCAAAAAAATTATCTATGTAAGATTAGGACTTGGCATGAATGTTTTAAATTACACCCCATCAGAAGGTATTTCATTATCAAAAGTACTTCAAACTAAGAATATTAATCAATATTATTGGACAGCCAAAGTTCTTAAAGCCTTTTATGACTCAATTGAATGTAATAAGAAAAAAGAATATGTGATTAAATCTGCAAATAAGTTTCTTACTAAAAGTTTTTTACCTAGTGGTTATTGTCCTGATTCATGGAAAATTAAAGATATTGATTCGAATGGAAATTTAAGAATTGAAAATGAAACTCAACTGAAGGTAATTAGAAGGTTTTGA
- a CDS encoding TIGR03643 family protein: MESIDIDRIIEMCWEDRTPFEAIEYQFGLKEEDAIKIMRRNLKPKSFKVWRKRVSGRNTKHMALKDSTRFKSTHKRKL, translated from the coding sequence ATGGAAAGTATCGACATAGACAGAATAATAGAAATGTGTTGGGAAGATAGAACACCCTTTGAAGCTATCGAGTATCAATTTGGTTTAAAAGAGGAAGATGCGATAAAAATTATGCGGCGAAATCTTAAACCCAAATCTTTCAAAGTCTGGAGAAAGAGAGTTTCAGGGAGAAATACAAAACATATGGCCCTTAAAGATTCAACTAGATTTAAATCTACTCATAAAAGAAAATTATAA
- a CDS encoding DUF2256 domain-containing protein, whose translation MKNLSTKTCPVCNRPFEWRKKWKNCWDEVIYCSKRCSNRKSQR comes from the coding sequence TTGAAAAATCTTTCTACTAAAACTTGTCCTGTTTGCAATAGGCCATTTGAGTGGCGTAAAAAATGGAAAAACTGTTGGGATGAAGTTATCTACTGTTCAAAAAGATGCAGTAACAGGAAGTCGCAAAGATGA
- a CDS encoding 16S rRNA (cytosine(967)-C(5))-methyltransferase, translating to MSIGYLQRKAAWEILLKVSSGDFSDHALEKVLKNYQFNPLDIAFITELSFGCIRYRKFLDLWTDHTSKITHKKQPPKLRWLLHIGLYQLLKMDKIPFPAAITTTVEVAKKTDLNGLAGTVNAILRNASRKLEQKIFPELSSDRKERISYLESFPLWLVKDLYKWVGNSEGENIIRAFNKKPSIDLRINQLKTNLDNFLKVLHENKIDAEIINDLNNGITLKSNPRSIKNLPGYSDGLWTIQDRSSQWIAPLLNPKEGEKILDACAAPGSKSTHLAELTNDSAEIIAVDRSAKRLKILQSNLERLNLKSVNTLKADATRLIELNPKFISYFDKILLDAPCSGIGTLSRNPDSRWSLSKEKIKSLTLLQGKLLESILPLLKKDGTLVYSTCTICPDENNLLIERFIEKNKTLKLVSQKQILPSLDYPGDGFYSAIISYKS from the coding sequence TTGAGCATAGGATATTTACAAAGAAAGGCAGCTTGGGAAATTTTATTAAAAGTTAGTTCGGGTGATTTTTCTGATCATGCTCTTGAAAAGGTTTTAAAAAATTATCAATTTAATCCTCTTGATATAGCTTTTATTACGGAATTATCTTTTGGATGCATAAGGTATAGAAAATTTCTTGATCTTTGGACGGATCATACATCAAAAATTACTCATAAAAAGCAGCCTCCAAAGTTAAGATGGCTTCTACATATAGGTTTATATCAACTATTGAAAATGGATAAAATTCCATTTCCTGCTGCTATTACTACGACTGTAGAAGTAGCTAAAAAAACAGATTTAAATGGTTTAGCGGGAACTGTAAATGCGATATTGAGAAATGCATCAAGAAAATTAGAACAAAAAATATTTCCGGAATTATCATCTGATAGAAAAGAAAGAATTTCATATCTTGAATCATTCCCATTATGGCTTGTGAAGGATCTTTATAAATGGGTCGGTAATAGTGAGGGTGAAAATATCATTAGGGCATTTAATAAAAAACCATCAATTGATTTGAGAATTAACCAATTAAAAACTAATTTAGATAACTTTTTGAAAGTACTTCATGAAAATAAAATTGATGCTGAAATTATTAATGATTTAAATAATGGAATTACTTTAAAATCTAATCCAAGATCTATAAAAAATTTACCAGGATATAGTGATGGGCTTTGGACAATTCAAGATAGATCTTCTCAATGGATAGCACCTCTCTTAAATCCAAAAGAAGGTGAAAAGATTTTAGATGCTTGTGCAGCTCCAGGAAGTAAGTCTACCCACCTTGCAGAATTAACAAATGATAGTGCTGAAATAATTGCCGTAGATAGATCAGCAAAAAGATTAAAAATACTGCAATCAAATTTAGAAAGGTTAAATTTGAAATCTGTTAATACCCTTAAGGCTGATGCTACGAGGTTGATTGAATTAAATCCTAAGTTTATTTCTTATTTTGATAAGATTTTATTAGATGCTCCATGTTCAGGCATTGGAACTCTTTCCAGGAATCCAGATTCTAGATGGTCTTTAAGTAAAGAAAAAATAAAATCTTTAACTTTATTACAGGGAAAACTTTTGGAGAGTATTTTACCTCTTTTGAAAAAAGATGGCACTTTAGTTTATTCAACTTGTACTATTTGTCCCGATGAAAATAATCTATTAATTGAACGATTTATTGAAAAAAACAAAACTTTAAAATTGGTTAGCCAAAAGCAAATTTTACCTAGCTTGGATTATCCTGGTGATGGATTTTATTCTGCAATAATTTCTTATAAATCTTAA
- the chlG gene encoding chlorophyll synthase ChlG — MNDPKQLLGIKGASETSSIWKLRIQLMKPITWIPLIWGVICGAAASGNFEWTFSNVLASLACMLMSGPLLAGYTQTINDFFDKEIDAINEPNRPIPSGKISIKDVKIQIWVLLIAGLIVAFLLDLYAKHSFPSVLLLALGGSFVSYIYSAPPLKLKQNGWLGNYALGASYIALPWWAGQALFGKLTIVTAILTLAYSLSGLGIAVINDFKSVEGDSKLGLNSLPVVFGIKNASRISAGLIDIFQLAMVVVLVIIGQHLASVILVLLVIPQITFQDMWLLRDPLKFDVKYQASAQPFLITGMLVTALAIGHSFLVA; from the coding sequence GTGAATGATCCAAAACAACTATTAGGAATTAAGGGTGCCTCTGAAACATCAAGTATATGGAAACTCCGTATACAGTTAATGAAACCCATAACGTGGATCCCTTTGATATGGGGAGTTATTTGTGGAGCAGCTGCAAGTGGGAATTTTGAATGGACATTTAGTAATGTACTAGCTTCATTAGCATGTATGTTGATGAGTGGACCGCTTCTGGCTGGTTATACCCAAACTATAAATGATTTTTTTGATAAAGAAATTGATGCAATTAATGAACCAAATAGACCAATTCCTTCTGGGAAAATATCAATTAAAGATGTAAAAATACAAATCTGGGTATTACTTATAGCGGGTTTAATAGTTGCTTTTCTATTAGATTTATATGCTAAGCACAGCTTCCCTTCCGTCTTACTTTTAGCATTAGGAGGTTCCTTTGTTAGTTATATATATTCTGCTCCACCACTCAAATTAAAACAGAATGGTTGGCTTGGAAATTATGCATTAGGAGCATCTTATATAGCTTTACCTTGGTGGGCAGGACAAGCCTTGTTTGGGAAATTAACAATCGTGACGGCGATACTAACACTTGCTTATAGCCTCTCAGGACTTGGAATTGCTGTTATTAATGATTTCAAAAGTGTTGAAGGAGACTCAAAGCTAGGCTTAAATTCTCTACCAGTAGTATTTGGAATTAAAAATGCAAGTAGAATAAGTGCAGGACTGATTGATATTTTTCAATTAGCAATGGTTGTAGTATTAGTCATTATTGGTCAACATTTAGCCTCTGTAATTTTGGTTTTATTGGTAATTCCACAAATTACATTTCAAGATATGTGGTTACTGAGAGATCCTCTAAAGTTTGATGTCAAATATCAAGCAAGTGCCCAACCGTTCCTTATAACTGGGATGTTAGTTACAGCTTTAGCGATAGGACATAGTTTTTTAGTTGCTTAA
- a CDS encoding DUF721 domain-containing protein has protein sequence MDKKYLPIVNRRNPHPLKNCLDNFKKSCGDLDQLTKINKNWKNLIGLELFQECKPLNIEKKILTIAVNHPQWRQALIYYKHKLKERIEKIGITLNEIKIIQNYEIKNKNIKATNAKIVWAKHPSRINQNNMCICPLCNSPTPDGEIKRWGKCSFCWRKIKN, from the coding sequence TTGGACAAAAAGTATTTGCCAATAGTGAATAGAAGGAATCCACATCCATTAAAAAATTGTCTTGATAATTTCAAAAAATCCTGCGGAGACTTAGATCAACTCACTAAAATCAATAAAAACTGGAAGAACTTAATCGGCTTAGAACTATTTCAAGAATGTAAACCATTAAATATTGAAAAAAAAATACTTACTATCGCAGTAAATCATCCACAGTGGCGCCAAGCTTTAATCTATTACAAGCATAAATTGAAAGAGAGAATAGAGAAAATTGGAATAACTTTGAATGAAATAAAAATAATACAAAATTATGAAATTAAAAATAAAAACATCAAAGCTACTAATGCAAAGATAGTCTGGGCAAAGCATCCAAGCAGAATCAATCAAAATAATATGTGCATTTGTCCTCTTTGTAATTCACCTACTCCTGACGGCGAAATCAAAAGATGGGGAAAGTGTTCTTTTTGTTGGAGAAAAATAAAAAACTAA
- the hisF gene encoding imidazole glycerol phosphate synthase subunit HisF, giving the protein MVALRLIPCLDVAHGRVVKGVNFVNLRDSGDPVELACRYSDEGADELVFLDIRASVENRNTLVDLVSRTAKSVKIPFTVGGGIDSVSSINDLLRAGADKVSLNSSAVRNPDLISKSSREFGNQCIVIAIDARRKVNKFGEWEVYVKGGRENTGIDVLSWAKKVEELGAGEILLTSMDGDGTQNGYDLNLTESVANIVDIPVIASGGAGSLEDIFDVFKEGRASAALLASLLHDKKLTLKEIKTFLLEKKLSIRPYE; this is encoded by the coding sequence ATGGTAGCTCTTCGTTTAATTCCTTGTTTAGATGTCGCCCATGGCAGAGTGGTTAAAGGTGTAAATTTTGTTAATTTGAGAGACTCAGGCGATCCTGTTGAATTGGCTTGTAGGTATTCTGATGAGGGAGCAGATGAATTAGTATTCTTAGATATTAGAGCTAGTGTAGAAAATAGAAATACATTAGTTGACCTTGTCTCTAGGACCGCAAAATCAGTAAAAATCCCATTTACAGTAGGTGGAGGAATAGATTCTGTTTCTTCAATTAATGATCTTTTAAGAGCTGGAGCGGATAAAGTAAGTTTGAATTCTTCTGCAGTTAGAAATCCAGATTTAATTTCTAAAAGTTCTAGAGAATTTGGCAATCAATGTATTGTGATAGCAATTGATGCTCGAAGAAAAGTTAATAAGTTTGGTGAGTGGGAGGTATATGTAAAAGGAGGGCGAGAAAATACTGGTATAGATGTATTAAGTTGGGCAAAGAAAGTTGAGGAGTTAGGCGCGGGGGAAATATTGCTTACTTCAATGGATGGTGATGGAACACAGAATGGATATGATTTGAATCTGACCGAATCTGTTGCAAATATTGTTGATATCCCAGTAATTGCTTCTGGAGGAGCAGGCTCTCTAGAAGATATCTTTGATGTTTTCAAAGAAGGCAGGGCATCAGCAGCACTTTTAGCATCATTACTTCATGATAAGAAACTTACTTTAAAAGAAATAAAAACTTTCCTCCTCGAAAAAAAACTCTCAATTAGACCATATGAATAA
- a CDS encoding ABC transporter ATP-binding protein, translating to MSKKVASLENISKTYGKEDLTVKALDSINLEIYKGDYLAVMGASGSGKSTAMNIIGCLDRPSEGIYKLNGFPVENLSDDELAEIRNQKLGFVFQQFHLLSDATALENVILPMIYAGIEPEQRLVRGKNALKKVGLSERMNNRPNQLSGGQQQRVAIARAIINNPAILLADEPTGALDSKTTEDVLDLFDKLHESGITIVLVTHEDEVANRAKKIAKFKDGRIVELKVN from the coding sequence ATGTCTAAGAAAGTCGCTAGTTTAGAAAATATATCTAAAACATATGGTAAAGAGGATCTAACTGTCAAAGCCTTAGACAGCATAAATTTAGAAATTTATAAAGGTGATTATCTAGCGGTAATGGGAGCAAGTGGCTCAGGCAAAAGTACAGCTATGAATATTATTGGATGTCTAGATAGACCATCTGAAGGTATTTATAAATTAAATGGTTTTCCTGTTGAGAATTTATCTGATGATGAGCTCGCGGAAATACGTAACCAAAAATTAGGCTTCGTTTTTCAACAATTTCATCTTCTTTCAGACGCAACTGCGCTTGAAAACGTAATTTTGCCCATGATTTATGCTGGCATTGAGCCTGAGCAAAGATTAGTGCGAGGTAAGAATGCCCTAAAAAAAGTTGGCCTTTCAGAAAGAATGAATAATCGCCCAAACCAATTATCCGGAGGTCAACAACAACGAGTTGCTATTGCGAGGGCTATTATCAATAACCCAGCAATTTTGTTAGCAGACGAACCTACTGGAGCACTTGATTCAAAAACCACTGAAGATGTGTTAGATCTTTTTGACAAACTGCATGAATCTGGAATAACTATAGTTTTGGTTACGCATGAAGATGAAGTTGCAAATCGCGCAAAAAAAATAGCCAAATTTAAGGATGGAAGAATAGTCGAATTAAAAGTTAATTAA
- the ubiE gene encoding bifunctional demethylmenaquinone methyltransferase/2-methoxy-6-polyprenyl-1,4-benzoquinol methylase UbiE has translation MKFTKTIEVKNIFNKISYKYDFLNNLLSFGLHRLWKRKLVNLLEPLNGENWADLCCGTGDLAFLISERVSPSGSITGIDSAEDILNIAKKKSELKKNKFIKWEIKDVLEINDYSKNFDGICMSYGLRNLNNVEEGIKKVFDLLKDKGRAGFLDFNHSTRNSLSNIFQKIYLRLIVVTISRLFNLGPEYAYIEKSISNFPKKNELINIAKEVGFKKAEYRTILGGQMGILILTK, from the coding sequence ATGAAATTTACAAAAACTATCGAAGTCAAAAATATATTTAATAAAATTTCCTATAAATATGACTTTTTAAATAATCTATTAAGTTTTGGGCTGCACAGATTATGGAAAAGGAAATTGGTTAATTTATTGGAACCTTTAAATGGTGAAAATTGGGCTGATTTATGCTGTGGAACTGGCGATTTAGCATTCTTAATTTCTGAGAGGGTTAGTCCAAGTGGTTCAATTACTGGGATTGACAGTGCAGAAGATATTTTAAATATTGCGAAGAAAAAATCAGAGCTTAAAAAAAATAAATTTATTAAGTGGGAAATTAAAGATGTATTAGAAATTAATGATTATTCAAAAAATTTTGATGGGATTTGTATGTCATATGGACTAAGAAACTTGAATAATGTTGAAGAAGGAATAAAAAAAGTTTTTGATCTTTTGAAGGATAAGGGAAGAGCAGGATTTTTGGATTTTAATCACTCAACAAGAAATTCTTTATCCAATATTTTTCAGAAAATTTATTTGAGATTAATCGTAGTAACCATTTCGCGGCTTTTTAATTTAGGTCCAGAATACGCATATATTGAAAAAAGTATTAGTAATTTTCCAAAGAAAAATGAACTTATAAATATTGCTAAGGAAGTTGGATTTAAAAAAGCTGAATATAGGACTATTTTGGGAGGGCAAATGGGAATATTAATTTTAACTAAATAA